The DNA window CGCCCTGCTGTTTATCGGCCCCGCCGGCCGCGCGCTGGGCGACGGCATCTCCTTCGTGCTCAGCACGCTGATTGCCCATGCGGGGTGGTTCGCCGGGCTGCTGTTCGGCGGCCTCTATTCCGCTATCGTCATCACCGGCATTCACCACAGTTTCCATGCGGTAGAAGCCGGACTGCTCGGCAACCCCAATATCGGCGTCAACTTCCTGCTGCCGATCTGGTCGATGGCCAACATCGCGCAGGGCGGCGCCTGCCTGGCGGTGTATTTCAAAACCCGCGACGCCAAAATCAAAGCCATCGCGGTGCCTTCCGCCTTTTCCGCCATGCTCGGCATCACCGAGGCGGCGCTGTTCGGCATCAACCTGCGCTTCGTGAAGCCCTTCCTGGCGGCACTGGCGGGCGGCGCGCTCGGCGGCGCCTGGGTGGTGGCCAACCACGTCGGCATGAACGCGGTCGGGCTGACGGCGATCCCCGGCATGGCGATCGTGCAGGCCAGTTCGCTGGTCAGCTATATCATCGGCCTGGCGATCGCCTTTGGCAGCGCCTTCGTGCTCTCCCTGCTGCTGAAATATAAAACGGACGCGCAATGATGGAAGAACTCAGCTTAATCAAACAGGCGCTGCGGGCCGTAATGGGCGGCCAGCCACTCGCGCTGCGCGATCCGCACCGCCCGGCCTGGCATCTGGCACCCAGCGTTGGCTTGCTGAACGATCCCAACGGCTTTATCCAGCACAACGGCGTTTATCACCTGTTCTATCAGTGGAACCCGCTGGGCTGCGATCATCGTAACAAGTGCTGGGGACACTGGCAGTCGCTCGATTTAGTGCGTTGGGAACATCAGCCGATCGCCCTGGCGCCGGGCGCCTGCTACGACAGCCACGGCTGTTACTCCGGCTCGGCGGTGGTGGCGGAAAACAAAATCACGCTGATCTACACCGGCAACGTGAAATTTCCCGACGGCTCACGCACGGCTTACCAATGCCTGGCTCAGGAAAGCGATCGGGGCGAATACCGCAAACTCGGGCCGGTGCTGCCGCTGCCGGAGGGCTACAGCGGCCACGTACGCGATCCAAAAGTGTGGCGTCATCAGGATGCCTGGTACATGGTGCTCGGCGCGCGTGACTTGCAGGATCGCGGCAAGGTGCTGCTGCTGCGTTCCAGCGATCTGCGCGACTGGCAAACGCTGGGAGAGATCGCCGGTTCCGGCCTGAACGACCTGGGTGAATTCGGCTACATGTGGGAGTGCCCGGACCTGTTCTCGCTGGACGGCGGCGACGTGTTGATCTGCTGCCCGCAGGGGCTGGCGCCGCAGGCGGAACGCTATCTCAACCGTTATCAGGCCGGCTATCTGCTCGGCAAGCTGGATTACCGGCAGGCGGCCTTCAGCCACGGCGAATTTCGCGAGCTGGACGCCGGCTTCGAGTTCTACGCGCCCCAGACGACGCTGGCGGAAGATGGCCGCCGCCTGCTGTTCGGCTGGATGGGCGTGCCCGAGCAAGATGAAGAAGCCCATCCGACGCGCCGTTACGGCTGGATCCACACCATGACCTGCCCACGCGAGCTGTCGCTGCGGCATGGCCGCCTCCACCAACGCCCGGCGCGCGAGCTGCAACAGCTGCGCGGCGAGCGAGAAGACTGGCAAGGCCGCGCCGATGACGCCCCCACCTATGCGCTGGGGGCCGCGGAGCTGCAAATATCGCCGCAGGGTGCGTTCAGCGCCGCCTTTGGCGATGCCATGACGCTGAACTGGGACGGCGATCGGCTGCAACTGACGCGCGCTTCCCTGGCCGACGGCCGGCCGGAGCACCGTTACTGGCGCGGCCCGGTCACGCATCTGCAGCTGCTGTTCGATCGTTCCAGCGTGGAAATCTTCATCAACCGCGGCGAGGCGGTGATGAGCGCGCGCTACTTCCCGGCAGGTGAACCGCAACTGCGGCTGAACGGGAGCGCACCGCTGGCGTTGGAATACTGGCCGCTGACGCCATGCATGCTAGAATGACGCATCCTCCGATGACTTCAGATGGCGTCAGTGAAAAAAAATAAACGCATTACCATCAGTGACATCGCCACGCTGGCCGGGGTGTCGAAATCGACTGCCAGCCTGGTGCTGAACGGCCGCAGCAAGGAATACCGGGTGTCCGACGACACCCGCGATCGCATTCTGGCGCTGGCGCACGAACACCATTATCAGCCCAGCATCCACGCCCGCTCTTTGCGATCCAACCGCAGCCATACGCTGGGGCTGGTGGTGCCGGAGATGACCAACTACGGCTTTGCGGTGATCTCGCGCGAGCTGGAAACGCTGTGCCGCGAAGCCGGTCTGCAGCTGTTGATCGCCTGCACCGATGAAAACCCGGCGCAGGAGATGATGGCGGTGAACAGTCTGGTGCAGCGGCAGGTCGACGGTCTGATCGTCGCCTCCAGCCAGCTGAACGACGCGGAATACCAGAAGATCAACGCCGGGCTACCGGTGGTGCAGATGGACCGCCTGATCGCTGGTTCCGAACTGCCGCTGGTGATCACCGACTCGGTTAATGCGACCGCCGACCTGGTGGAAAAGGTCGCGCGCCAACATCCGGATGAGATCTATTTTCTCGGCGGGCAGCCGCGCATTTCACCGACCCGCGATCGGCTGGCCGGCTTCCAGCTTGGCCTGGAGCGCGCCGGCGTATCGTGCAAACCGGAATGGATCATCAACGGCAGCTACCACCCCAGCTCGGGTTACGAGATGTTCGCTCAGCTGTGCGCACAGCTGGGGCGTCCGCCCAAAGCGCTGTTTACCGCCGCCTGCGGCCTGTTGGAAGGGGTATTGCGTTATCTGACTCAGCATCAGCTGATGGAGAGCGACATCCACCTGTGCAGCTTCGACGATCACTACCTGTTCGATTGCATGACGCTGAAGATAGACACGGTCGCACAGGACTGCCGGGCGCTGGCGCAACATAGCTTCAGCCAGGTCACCGCGCTCATCGACGAGCGGCCGCTGGAACAGAATGCGCTTTATCTACCGGGCCGTATCCACTGGCGCCATGCCGGTTCCCGGGCGTTGTTGGCCGGGGAGTGATATCTCTGAATCAATAAAAAAGGGCGCCTGAGCGCCCTTTATCGTTTTGCTGCCGCTACTTGGCGGCGCCTTCCATGCCCACCAGCCCCACTTTCAGGTAGCCGGCTTTACGCAGGGTGTCCATCACGCTCATCAGCGTTTCATAGTCCACGCTCTTGTCCGCCTGGAAGAAGATGGTGGTTTCTTTGTTCGCCTGAGTGCGTTGATCCAGCACCGAAGTCAGCTGATCGGCATTCACCGGCTGATCGCCAACGTAGAGCTGCTTGTCAGCCTTCACCGACAGGAACACCGGTTTCTCCGGCCGCGGCTGCGGTTTGGCGGAAGAAGCCGGCAGATCGACGCGGATATCTACCGTTGCCAGCGGCGCGGCCACCATAAAGATGATCAACAGCACCAACATGACGTCGATAAACGGCGTCACGTTGATTTCATGCAGTTCGCCGCTGTCGTCCAGATCTTCATTTAAGCGCATCGCCATGACTCACCCCGCCCGCAGTTGGTGTGCGTGCTGTGAGCGCTTGGCTTCCGCCGTTGCGGCCAGATCCAGATCGCGGCCCTGCAGCAGCAAGACCTGCGCCGCCACGTCGCCCACCTGGGCGCGATGGCCGCTGATGACGCGGGCGAAGATGTTGTAGATAACGACCGCAGGGATCGCCGCCACCAGGCCCATCGCAGTCGCCAGCAGCGCCTCTGCGATGCCCGGCGCCACGACCGCCAGGTTGGTGGTCTGCGAATGGGCGATGCCGATAAAGCTGTTCATGATGCCCCAGACGGTACCGAACAGGCCGACGAACGGCGAGATGGCGCCGATGGTGGCCAGGAAGCCGTTACCGCGGCCCATGTTGCGGCTGTAGGCCGCCACGCGGCGCTCGAGGCGGAAACCGGTGCGTTCCTTGATGCCGTTGTTGTCGTTGGATTCCGCAGACAGCTCCAGCTCATTTTGCGCATCGTTCAGCAGTACCGCACTGACGCTCTCCGGGGAGAAGTTTTGCGCCAGTTCGGAAGCCTCATCCAGCGAGCGCGCTTCGGCCAGCGCCAACTGCTCGCGACGCAGACGACGTTTGGCACGCAGCAGTTCGCTGCCTTTGGCGAACAGAATGGTCCAAGTCACGATAGACGCCAGCACCAGGCCGATCATCACCGCTTTCACCACCGCGTCGGCGTGCTGGTACATGCCCCAAATGGACAGGTCCATGCCGCGGGTTTCCGGTGGCTGGATCGTCGGTGCCGGGTTCACCGGCGTGATGCTTTCCGGCGCGGCGGCTGCAGGTGCAGGCGCGGTGGTCGGCGCAACGCTTTCGGTAACGGCCGGATTGGCCGCCGGCGCTGCCTTCGCGCTGCCGGCCAGCCCCACGACAAGCACCATAGAAGCCATCAGGCTGCGGCCAAAGGCCTTGCCCCACTGCGCCCGGCCCTGGCCGAACGATCCTTGATTTAAATTCTTGCCAGCCGTTTTCACGCTGTGCCTCCACCCATTACCGATCAAAATTAAGGAATAATTCAGCGTGCGATCATATCAAACCAACCGGGGATTGATAGTAGTTCTCATTATTATTTACCAAATAAACGAGAAAATTTTAGCCAACCCCGCCGCAAAGCGCCAATCCGCGCCCGTTCACCGCCAAACGCCCCTTTTATAGGGTTATTTCGTTACTTTTCTTCCACAACGACGCAACAACGCCACGCTGCCGAACGGCGTCTTGACCGAGGAATGGGCTTCTCTCTCGCACCAGGGCAGAAGGATGAGGCGAGAAAGGCACACCTGGCAGCCAATAATAGCCGTTTCTGTATCTGGAAGTTAAAACGTCTGGATGGCTATATAAACTCATGCTAACGTAAGGGCTATCGCAAACGGGCACGTGCAGAGCAACCAAAGGTGAGCCAGGTACCATGACGTCAAAACACATCGAAACCACGCTGATCGGCGCCGGCCGCGGCAAACGCTACACCCAGGGCTCCGTCAATCCCGTCACGCAACGCGCCTCTTCTTTGGTCTTCGACTCCGTCGCTGCCAAAAAG is part of the Serratia marcescens genome and encodes:
- a CDS encoding LacI family DNA-binding transcriptional regulator codes for the protein MASVKKNKRITISDIATLAGVSKSTASLVLNGRSKEYRVSDDTRDRILALAHEHHYQPSIHARSLRSNRSHTLGLVVPEMTNYGFAVISRELETLCREAGLQLLIACTDENPAQEMMAVNSLVQRQVDGLIVASSQLNDAEYQKINAGLPVVQMDRLIAGSELPLVITDSVNATADLVEKVARQHPDEIYFLGGQPRISPTRDRLAGFQLGLERAGVSCKPEWIINGSYHPSSGYEMFAQLCAQLGRPPKALFTAACGLLEGVLRYLTQHQLMESDIHLCSFDDHYLFDCMTLKIDTVAQDCRALAQHSFSQVTALIDERPLEQNALYLPGRIHWRHAGSRALLAGE
- a CDS encoding sucrose-6-phosphate hydrolase, giving the protein MEELSLIKQALRAVMGGQPLALRDPHRPAWHLAPSVGLLNDPNGFIQHNGVYHLFYQWNPLGCDHRNKCWGHWQSLDLVRWEHQPIALAPGACYDSHGCYSGSAVVAENKITLIYTGNVKFPDGSRTAYQCLAQESDRGEYRKLGPVLPLPEGYSGHVRDPKVWRHQDAWYMVLGARDLQDRGKVLLLRSSDLRDWQTLGEIAGSGLNDLGEFGYMWECPDLFSLDGGDVLICCPQGLAPQAERYLNRYQAGYLLGKLDYRQAAFSHGEFRELDAGFEFYAPQTTLAEDGRRLLFGWMGVPEQDEEAHPTRRYGWIHTMTCPRELSLRHGRLHQRPARELQQLRGEREDWQGRADDAPTYALGAAELQISPQGAFSAAFGDAMTLNWDGDRLQLTRASLADGRPEHRYWRGPVTHLQLLFDRSSVEIFINRGEAVMSARYFPAGEPQLRLNGSAPLALEYWPLTPCMLE
- the exbB gene encoding tol-pal system-associated acyl-CoA thioesterase, translating into MKTAGKNLNQGSFGQGRAQWGKAFGRSLMASMVLVVGLAGSAKAAPAANPAVTESVAPTTAPAPAAAAPESITPVNPAPTIQPPETRGMDLSIWGMYQHADAVVKAVMIGLVLASIVTWTILFAKGSELLRAKRRLRREQLALAEARSLDEASELAQNFSPESVSAVLLNDAQNELELSAESNDNNGIKERTGFRLERRVAAYSRNMGRGNGFLATIGAISPFVGLFGTVWGIMNSFIGIAHSQTTNLAVVAPGIAEALLATAMGLVAAIPAVVIYNIFARVISGHRAQVGDVAAQVLLLQGRDLDLAATAEAKRSQHAHQLRAG
- the exbD gene encoding TonB system transport protein ExbD encodes the protein MAMRLNEDLDDSGELHEINVTPFIDVMLVLLIIFMVAAPLATVDIRVDLPASSAKPQPRPEKPVFLSVKADKQLYVGDQPVNADQLTSVLDQRTQANKETTIFFQADKSVDYETLMSVMDTLRKAGYLKVGLVGMEGAAK